In the bacterium genome, GCCCGGCCAGGCGATCGCATTTTACGACGGCGACCTCGTCGTGGGCGGCGGAGTCATCGACGAGGTGCGAAGCGAGGTGCGGAGCGCCGATGCCGGGGATCGCTGAGATCAGCCTCGGCGCGCCGCCTGCAGACAACGCCGCGGGGTTACTCACTGCGTTGCGCGAGGGTATACAGTGGGTATGGCCCGAGGTATGAGAAGGAGGGATCCATCATGACGGAACGGCGTGACTTCGCCGTGGGGCTCTTTATCGGCGGCTTGATCGGACTGGCGTTTGGGCTGTTGTTCGCGCCGCAACCCGGGATGGAGACGCGGGATCGGATCCGGCGGGAAGGCGACCGCCTGCGCGCCCGGGCGCGCACGAGGGCCGACGACGTCGCCGACCAGGCGCGCCGCGCCGCCGGCGAGATGGCCGACCGCGCACGCTCGCGCGCCGATGGCTTCGTGGCCCGGGCGCGGGACGCGGCGGAAGACGCGATCGCCCGCGGCCGTTCGGCGGTGGAAGAGCGGGCCGACCGCCTGCGCCGCTCCTTTGAGGCGGGGCGGGACGCGGCGGGCGGCGGAATGGAGGAGTCCACACGCTTTGGCGAGCCGGAGCCTTGACGTGACAACCGAGGGATCCAGCCGCGACGGGTATGACCGCGTCGAGATCGCGATTCCCGTGCGTCCCGAATTCGTGAGCGTGGCGCGACTCACGGCGGCCACGGTCGCCGCGCGCCAGGGCTTCACCTACGACGAGATCGAGGATCTCAAGATCGCCGTGGGGGAAGCCTGCACCGCGTTGATCATCGCCCGTCCGGACTCGCGACAGCCGTTGACCACCGCGTTCGTGCTGGCGCCGGACGCTATCGAGGTGCGCGTGGCGGCGCGGGTCGCGGCGCCCGCGTGGGCGCAGGACGGCGCCGCGCCGGCGACGTCCGACGCGCCGATCGACGAGAGCCGCCTCGGGATGTTCCTCATGCAGTGCCTCGTCGACGAAGTGGAAGCCCGCCACGACCGCGAGTCGGGCCTGACCGAGCTGCGGCTGCTCAAACATCGGCTGTCTTAACGCATGGCGACACGCCGGCGGGGCCGTCGCCTGCTCGACAAGGACGAGGTCAGGGCGCTCTTCCTGAAGTTCCAGGAAGACCGCAGCCCTGACGTCCGCGAAGAACTCACGCTGGCCCACGAGAGCCTCGCCATCTATCTCGCCCGCAAGTTCGCGGACCGCGGCGAACCGCTCGAGGACATCATTCAGGTCGCCCAGATCGGTCTGTTGAAGGCCATCGACCGCTACGATCCGAACCGCGGGATCGAGTTTACGACCTACGCCACACCGACCATCGTCGGCGAGATCAAACGGCATTTCCGCGACAAACTGTGGGCGATCCGGGTCCCGCGGCGGCTGCGCGAGCTCAACTACACGCTGATGCGCGCCATCGAGGAGCTATCGCAGCGGCTCGGGCGGTCGCCGACCATTCCGGAGATCGCACAGTTCACGCGGGTCGACTTCGAGGACGTCATCTCCGCGCTGGAGGTCGGCCGGGCCTACAGCCTCGTCTCGCTCGACGCCGAAACCAGCGACGGCGACGAGGAGCACACCGTCTCGCTCCTCGAGTCGGTCGGCGGCGAGGACGAGGCGCTGGAGCGTCTCGAAGACCGCGCGACCCTGGACTGGGCGCTCGCCCGGCTGCCCGAGCGCGCGCAGCAGATCATCCGCATGCGCTTCTTCGACGACCTGTCGCAGGCCGAGATCGCGCGGCGGCTCGGCATTTCGCAGATGCACGTGTCGCGCATCCTCCGCGAGGCCCTCGCGCGGCTCCGCGCCCTGGTGAGCGACCGCCGATCCGGCTCCGAGCAACCGTGAGCCGGCCCGCCGCGGGCGGGGTGCCGTAACCAGCATGGCCACGGCCGCGTCGGCCGCCGGCATCGTCGTGCGCCTGCGGGACGCCGGGTTCGAAACGTACCTGGCCGGCGGGTGCGTCCGCGACCGGCTGCTCGGCCGCGCGGCGGCCGATTACGACATCGCCACCGCGGCCCGCCCCGAGCAGGTCGCGCGGCTGTTTCCGCGGACGGTGGAGATCGGCGCGGCGTTCGGCGTCGTGCGGGTCGTCGCCGACGACGGCGAGTACGAAGTCGCGACGTTCCGCACCGAAGGCCCGTACCTCGACGGGCGCCGCCCATCCTCGGTC is a window encoding:
- a CDS encoding ATP-binding protein codes for the protein MTTEGSSRDGYDRVEIAIPVRPEFVSVARLTAATVAARQGFTYDEIEDLKIAVGEACTALIIARPDSRQPLTTAFVLAPDAIEVRVAARVAAPAWAQDGAAPATSDAPIDESRLGMFLMQCLVDEVEARHDRESGLTELRLLKHRLS
- a CDS encoding SigB/SigF/SigG family RNA polymerase sigma factor, producing MATRRRGRRLLDKDEVRALFLKFQEDRSPDVREELTLAHESLAIYLARKFADRGEPLEDIIQVAQIGLLKAIDRYDPNRGIEFTTYATPTIVGEIKRHFRDKLWAIRVPRRLRELNYTLMRAIEELSQRLGRSPTIPEIAQFTRVDFEDVISALEVGRAYSLVSLDAETSDGDEEHTVSLLESVGGEDEALERLEDRATLDWALARLPERAQQIIRMRFFDDLSQAEIARRLGISQMHVSRILREALARLRALVSDRRSGSEQP
- a CDS encoding YtxH domain-containing protein: MTERRDFAVGLFIGGLIGLAFGLLFAPQPGMETRDRIRREGDRLRARARTRADDVADQARRAAGEMADRARSRADGFVARARDAAEDAIARGRSAVEERADRLRRSFEAGRDAAGGGMEESTRFGEPEP